The following coding sequences are from one Kogia breviceps isolate mKogBre1 chromosome X, mKogBre1 haplotype 1, whole genome shotgun sequence window:
- the LOC131748064 gene encoding histone H2B, gonadal-like: MAEPSSVTSEESLGTKEAEPFEAEPENPKRKTAKRKRAKRKTAKRQRRRSDGFDSFAAYFRRVLKQVHQGLSLSQEAVKVMDSFVKDIFEQIATEAARLVRSSKRSTLSCREIQTSVRLLLPGEMGKLAVSNANKAVITYTTGK, encoded by the coding sequence ATGGCTGAGCCTTCGTCTGTGACGTCTGAAGAAAGCCTGGGCACCAAGGAAGCCGAGCCCTTCGAAGCCGAGCCAGAGAACCCGAAGCGGAAGACAGCGAAGCGCAAGAGGGCGAAGCGCAAGACGGCGAAGCGCCAGCGCCGCCGCTCTGACGGCTTCGACAGCTTTGCCGCCTATTTCCGCAGGGTGCTGAAGCAGGTCCACCAGGGCCTGAGCCTCTCGCAGGAGGCCGTGAAGGTCATGGATTCGTTCGTTAAGGACATCTTCGAGCAAATCGCCACCGAGGCGGCGCGCCTGGTCCGCTCCAGCAAGCGCTCCACCCTCAGCTGCAGAGAGATCCAGACCTCCGTGCGTCTGCTGCTGCCTGGGGAGATGGGCAAGCTCGCCGTGTCCAACGCCAACAAGGCCGTCATCACATACACCACCGGCAAATGA